GCCTCATGGCACCCAATCGCGTCACGCGCGTTGCGGGGTTCGAAGGAGACATCGCATGGCAAAAGGACTTTCCACGTTCAGCGTCACCGCCGACGGCAAGGGCGACTATCTGATCAGCATCGAGGACGAGGACGGCGAGACCACCGAGTTCACCGCGAGCTATGAGCAGCTCGACCTGATCAGCGAGTCGATCGACGATGCGCTGGACGATGACGAGGAAGATGCGCTCGGCGTCGATGAGGAAGCGGACGAGGAAAGCGAGGCCTGAGGGTCAGTACGCGCGGGCGACCGCGAACTCGACCGCTTCGATCATCGCGTCCTTGGCGGCGCTGGCCGGGAAGATGCCGAGCGCGTCGATCGCGCGCTGGCCGTAGTGGCGCGCGCGCGCGAGCGTATCGTCGACGGCGCGGCTCGAGCGGACGAGGGTGACCGCGTGCGCGAAATCCGCGTCGTCGGTGCGGCGGCCGAGCACGGCTTCCTTCCAGAAGGCGCGGTCGGCCTCGCTGCCGCGGGCATAAGCGAGGATGACGGGGAGCGTCATCTTGCCCTCGCGGAAATCATCGCCGGCGTCCTTGCCCATCGTCCCGGCGTCCGAGACATAGTCGATCGCGTCGTCGACCAGCTGAAAGGCGATGCCGAGATTGCGGCCATAGGCGTCGAGCGCGGCCTCCTCCGACTCAGGCCGTTCGGCGACCACCGCGGCGATGCGGCAGGCGGCGGCGAACAACACGGCGGTCTTGGCGCCGATGATCTCGAGATAGCGCTCCTCGGCCAGATCGATGCGGCGCGCGGCGGTGAGCTGGTTGACCTCGCCCTCGGCGATCACGGCGCTCGCGTTGGAGAGGATCTTGAGCACCTTGAGGCTGCCGTCCTCGACCATCAGTTCGAAGCTGCGGCTGAACAGGAAGTCGCCGACCAGCACGCTCGCCGGATTGCCCCAGATGAGGTTGGCGGTGCGCTTGCCGCGGCGCAAGTCCGATCCGTCGACGACATCGTCGTG
This is a stretch of genomic DNA from Sphingomonas sp. BT-65. It encodes these proteins:
- a CDS encoding polyprenyl synthetase family protein; this encodes MSATVHNIGPRNGRGTDPSLEPMIALVAADMNLVNAVILDRMQSQIPLIPELAGHLIAGGGKRMRPMLTLASARLLDYSGARHHRLAAAVEFIHTATLLHDDVVDGSDLRRGKRTANLIWGNPASVLVGDFLFSRSFELMVEDGSLKVLKILSNASAVIAEGEVNQLTAARRIDLAEERYLEIIGAKTAVLFAAACRIAAVVAERPESEEAALDAYGRNLGIAFQLVDDAIDYVSDAGTMGKDAGDDFREGKMTLPVILAYARGSEADRAFWKEAVLGRRTDDADFAHAVTLVRSSRAVDDTLARARHYGQRAIDALGIFPASAAKDAMIEAVEFAVARAY